In Mytilus edulis chromosome 4, xbMytEdul2.2, whole genome shotgun sequence, the following proteins share a genomic window:
- the LOC139521851 gene encoding zinc finger protein 714-like, with protein MNSFPQNHNNGDPAEFHQLMTKKLIQSIHQFFAINYQFSNTLAVRAQLLVQLDNSQDRLYQFENSVSKDDIKLPINAPDDDVKSTTAGNDKEIQTDLLTNVAATQTEVLSEEVKIVKVTRSTSKDQKAVEPDVKHKEDNDSEDVCVDESDSDHAADLVVLPTVPPEDTSSPEKSKNEPVSCPLCSATFKSQGKVENHLRVNHDIGNVYLCSFCEEICPSNRALHQHLEEKHDQKQPQANTKKRGRKPSIRNVKKLTSGLPLKKSLTVTKALSKAQNKGSKKKLKTVKKQRIPPLRLKIKNDQYVREKFSCEECEKVYSSSKALRRHDLSAHKKNKYGCNICDKKFCSKESLYHHKRGIHAGEKPYTCEECGSSFNFSHSLKLHMLKHSGKRPFQCVECDKTYLTSNHLKMHMIGVHQNNKIHTCRFCSKSFAYKTSLKVHEMTHENIKPYKCKYCDKGFVNSHSLKYHTESKHEMDKWFKCEVCQKEFKTEFSMKTHRRRHSMDGNRFMCDVCGRQFMYKSTLEIHTAIHKDEKTYQCSTCGKSFKTYATLYSHQYVHKTESPYPCPECGKPFKTKERCKAHQKRHAGTKSYSCDICGNLFQDKGGLSKHKRTVHADYKRFACPVCGKTCSRADNLRVHMKIHGKLTQNSEPIDTTTSIESQVEKATYNAVADEMNRQQHEQRVQEPEGSEPAVGVAIPEHRKPSPSADSYASHHSVREMSESPTLTPLASSRTYHEQSHFTNISPAPNLNVPLALTSMASSHIHPTDSSDVPTPHGGPVTQIPNPSPFMYMWPYINPHQNVQNAQEHEYYGQ; from the exons ATGAACTCTTTTCCACAAAATCATAAC aaTGGTGATCCTGCAGAATTTCATCAGTTGATGACCAAAAAGTTAATTCAGTCCATTCATCAATTCTTTGCTATTAACTACCAATTCTCAAATACCTTAGCAGTAAGAGCTCAGTTGCTAGTCCAACTTGACAACAGTCAAGATCGTCTGTACCAATTTGAAAATTCTGTTTCAAAAGATGATATTAAATTACCCATAAATGCACCAGATGATGACGTAAAATCTACAACTGCAGGAAATGACAAAGAAATACAGACTGATCTTCTGACAAACGTAGCTGCCACACAAACAGAAGTTTTATCTGAAGAAGTAAAAATTGTCAAAGTTACAA gatCAACTAGTAAAGATCAGAAAGCAGTTGAACCAGATGTTAAACACAAAGAGGACAATGATAGTGAGGATGTCTGTGTTGATGAATCAGACTCAGATCATGCTGCTGATCTTGTTGTCCTACCGACAGTACCACCAGAGGATACCAGTTCACCAGAAAAATCCAAAAATGAACCAGTTTCTTGCCCACTTTGTTCAGCTACCTTCAAAAGTCAAGGCAAAGTTGAGAATCATTTGAGAGTTAACCATGATATAGGGAATGTCTATCTCTGTAGTTTTTGTGAAGAAATTTGTCCATCAAATCGAGCCTTGCATCAACATCTAGAGGAGAAACATGACCAAAAGCAACCTCAGGCAAATACCAAAAAGAGAGGGAGGAAGCCATCTATTCGGAATGTGAAAAAGCTTACCTCTGGTCTTCCCTTGAAGAAAAGCCTAACTGTAACTAAAGCACTTAGTAAAGCTCAAAATAAAGGAAGCAAGAAAAAACTTAAGACTGTTAAAAAACAGAGAATTCCTCCTCTtagactgaaaataaaaaatgatcaATATGTCAGAGAAAAATTTTCTTGTGAGGAATGTGAAAAAGTGTATAGTTCAAGTAAAGCTCTGCGACGTCATGATCTATCTGCgcataagaaaaataaatatggttGTAATATCTGTGACAAAAAGTTCTGTAGTAAAGAATCTCTGTATCACCATAAACGAGGAATACATGCTGGTGAAAAACCTTACACCTGTGAAGAATGTGGGTCATCATTCAATTTTAGCCATAGTTTGAAACTTCATATGCTTAAACATAGCGGAAAACGACCTTTTCAGTGTGTGGAATGCGACAAAACTTATCTTACTTCTAATCATTTGAAAATGCACATGATTGGAGTTCaccaaaataacaaaattcacACGTGCAGATTCTGCAGTAAGTCTTTTGCATACAAAACAAGTTTAAAAGTTCATGAAATGACCCATGAAAATATAAAACCTTACAAATGCAAATACTGTGACAAAGGTTTTGTAAATAGTCATTCACTAAAATATCACACAGAATCTAAACATGAAATGGACAAATGGTTTAAGTGTGAAGTTTGCCAGAAAGAGTTTAAAACAGAATTCTCTATGAAGACTCATAGACGTCGTCATAGTATGGATGGCAATAGGTTCATGTGTGATGTGTGTGGACGACAGTTCATGTACAAGAGCACTTTAGAAATACACACAGCCATACATAAGGATGAGAAGACCTACCAGTGCAGTACCTGTGGTAAATCCTTTAAAACGTATGCCACCCTTTATTCACACCAGTATGTCCATAAAACTGAAAGTCCTTACCCTTGCCCTGAATGTGGAAAGCCTTTCAAAACTAAAGAGAGGTGCAAGGCTCACCAGAAAAGGCATGCTGGTACCAAGTCTTACTCATGTGATATATGTGGAAATTTGTTTCAAGACAAAGGTGGACTGTCTAAGCATAAGAGAACAGTCCATGCGGATTATAAGCGATTTGCTTGTCCTGTTTGTGGGAAAACTTGctcaagggcagataatttaCGTGTTCACATGAAAATTCATGGAAAGTTAACTCAGAATTCGGAACCTATTGATACAACAACATCCATAGAGTCACAGGTTGAGAAAGCTACTTATAATGCTGTGGCTGATGAAATGAATCGACAACAGCATGAACAGAGAGTGCAGGAACCAGAAGGCAGTGAACCAGCTGTAGGGGTAGCAATACCAGAGCATCGTAAACCATCTCCAAGTGCTGACAGCTATGCGTCTCATCATTCTGTCAGAGAAATGTCAGAATCACCAACGCTAACACCACTAGCATCGAGCCGTACCTACCATGAACAGTCTCATTTTACAAACATTTCCCCAGCACCAAATTTGAATGTACCTTTAGCTTTAACCTCTATGGCTAGTTCACACATACATCCTACAGATAGTAGTGATGTACCAACACCACATGGTGGCCCAGTAACACAGATTCCTAATCCTTCACCTTTTATGTACATGTGGCCTTATATTAATCCTCACCAGAATGTTCAGAATGCACAGGAACATGAATATTATGGACAGTGA